A single Crateriforma conspicua DNA region contains:
- a CDS encoding class II aldolase/adducin family protein, with the protein MQNVHKIKQDICDIGRRIYNRQFAAANDGNITVRISENEVLCTPTLHCKGFLKPDDIATVDMTGKQISGRKKRSSEALLHIEIYKNRPDIKSVVHCHPPHATAFAIAREPIPQCILPEVEVFLGDVPITKYETPGGQEFADTIIPFVSKTNVIILANHGTVSYGETVEQAYWWTEILDSYCRMLMLAKQLGNVSFLTAGKSQELLDLKGKWGFSDPRNTDEYKDCDICANDIFRESWAASDVQRRAFPAPPAIKETTKQVADANGMDEDQLVQLITNEVVRQLQSAS; encoded by the coding sequence ATGCAAAACGTTCACAAAATCAAGCAAGACATTTGCGACATCGGTCGTCGCATCTACAACCGCCAATTCGCCGCGGCCAACGACGGCAACATCACGGTGCGTATCAGCGAAAACGAAGTGCTGTGTACACCGACGTTGCACTGCAAAGGTTTTCTGAAACCTGATGACATTGCCACGGTCGACATGACGGGCAAACAAATTTCCGGTCGCAAGAAGCGGTCCAGCGAAGCGTTGTTGCACATCGAAATCTATAAAAACCGTCCGGATATCAAGAGCGTTGTGCACTGTCACCCGCCACACGCCACCGCGTTTGCGATCGCTCGCGAACCGATTCCACAGTGCATCCTGCCGGAAGTCGAAGTCTTCCTGGGTGACGTTCCGATCACCAAGTATGAAACGCCCGGTGGTCAAGAGTTTGCCGACACGATCATCCCGTTCGTCAGCAAGACCAACGTCATCATCTTGGCCAACCACGGTACGGTCAGCTACGGCGAAACGGTCGAACAGGCCTACTGGTGGACTGAGATCTTGGATTCTTATTGCCGGATGTTGATGTTGGCCAAGCAACTGGGCAACGTTTCGTTCTTGACCGCCGGCAAGAGCCAAGAACTGTTGGATCTGAAGGGCAAATGGGGGTTCTCCGATCCACGGAACACCGACGAGTACAAAGACTGTGACATTTGCGCCAACGACATCTTCCGTGAATCGTGGGCGGCATCCGACGTCCAGCGTCGCGCGTTCCCCGCACCGCCGGCGATCAAGGAAACGACCAAACAAGTCGCCGATGCCAACGGCATGGACGAAGACCAGTTGGTGCAACTGATCACCAACGAAGTTGTCCGCCAATTGCAGTCGGCTTCCTAG
- a CDS encoding BMC domain-containing protein gives MNDAIGLIETRGLIALVEATDAMAKAANVEITKRIDLGGGLVTTVVSGDVGSVRAAVEAGATAASQIGELISSHIIPRPSTGLTDAFFK, from the coding sequence ATGAACGACGCTATCGGATTGATTGAAACTCGTGGGCTGATCGCCCTGGTCGAAGCCACCGACGCGATGGCCAAAGCCGCCAACGTCGAAATCACCAAACGCATCGACTTGGGTGGCGGCTTGGTCACCACGGTCGTCAGCGGCGACGTCGGCAGCGTTCGCGCCGCGGTCGAAGCCGGTGCAACGGCCGCTTCGCAGATCGGCGAATTGATCAGCAGCCACATCATTCCCCGGCCCAGCACGGGGTTGACCGACGCTTTTTTCAAGTAG
- a CDS encoding EutN/CcmL family microcompartment protein, which translates to MQTANVLGSTHATIKHSSLTGRRLVIVQPLGAGGDSDGPPLLVVDSMGTRKGDRVIICSDGSYAREVTGHEQTPARWTVMGICDD; encoded by the coding sequence ATGCAAACCGCCAACGTCCTCGGATCGACCCACGCGACGATCAAGCATTCCAGCTTGACCGGTCGGCGTTTGGTCATCGTCCAGCCGTTGGGAGCGGGCGGCGACAGCGACGGCCCGCCGCTGTTGGTGGTCGATTCGATGGGGACGCGCAAAGGCGATCGCGTGATCATTTGCAGCGACGGAAGCTATGCCCGCGAAGTGACCGGACACGAACAGACGCCGGCACGCTGGACCGTGATGGGGATCTGCGATGACTGA
- a CDS encoding EutN/CcmL family microcompartment protein, protein MKLARTIGTVTLSRSHPAMKAARLRCVEIVDSVQRIETQPLGGDTVVAWDLCGCGDGDLVALAEGPEAAQPFRPDVKPLDASIVAILDEVDL, encoded by the coding sequence ATGAAGCTGGCACGAACCATCGGCACTGTCACGCTTTCGCGATCTCATCCGGCGATGAAGGCCGCGCGGCTTCGCTGTGTGGAGATCGTCGATTCGGTCCAGCGGATTGAAACGCAGCCCCTGGGTGGCGACACCGTGGTGGCTTGGGATTTATGTGGCTGTGGCGACGGCGATCTGGTCGCCCTGGCCGAAGGCCCCGAAGCCGCCCAGCCGTTTCGGCCCGACGTCAAACCGCTGGACGCATCGATCGTCGCGATCCTGGATGAAGTCGACTTGTAG
- a CDS encoding EutN/CcmL family microcompartment protein, which yields MFIAKVTGSVVATQKVGSMTGHKLLVVEPYRLEPDQRQSLVTTGRTFIAVDTIGAGENDFVLITQGSSARLTPETKTLPIDAVIIGIVDKVHIDDREVSVDRD from the coding sequence ATGTTCATCGCCAAAGTCACCGGTTCGGTCGTCGCAACACAGAAGGTCGGTTCCATGACCGGCCACAAGTTGCTGGTCGTTGAACCCTATCGATTGGAACCGGACCAGCGGCAATCGCTGGTCACCACCGGCCGGACGTTCATTGCCGTCGACACGATCGGCGCCGGGGAGAACGACTTTGTGCTGATCACCCAAGGCAGCAGCGCACGTCTGACGCCGGAGACAAAAACTTTACCCATCGACGCGGTCATCATTGGCATCGTCGACAAGGTGCACATCGACGACCGCGAAGTCAGTGTTGATCGCGATTGA
- a CDS encoding acetate/propionate family kinase, producing MLVLVANLGSTSFKYRLFNMDSGDCLARGAVERIGDDESRCSVTIGDWSDTMVMPVPDHGVAVAACLQQLTDPQHGAIRDASEVAAIGFKAVHGGRMSGTFVVDDDVLDAMAEMNAAAPAHNPPYIAAMKLLRQRFPDLPLVAAFETEFHRTIPDSRSTYAIPKTWTDEFQVRRWGFHGASHQYIAERMAELLQRDDAKLISCHLGGSSSLTAVRAGQSVMTTMGMTPQTGLPQNNRVGDFDPFALPLIMQRTGDSLDVTLQRLASEGGLLGISGRSGDIRDLEQAADAGDTDSQLALDVYVEEIRRHLGGMMVALGGVDAIVFTGGIGENSRRVRRGVCADLDSFGIVLDDAKNESAGGEARLSSDGSSTQIWTVPTNEEWVVAKRAMKALGRHAT from the coding sequence GTGCTTGTCCTTGTAGCCAACTTGGGTTCGACCAGTTTCAAGTATCGCCTGTTCAACATGGACAGCGGCGATTGCTTGGCCCGTGGTGCCGTGGAACGCATCGGTGACGATGAAAGTCGCTGTAGCGTGACGATCGGCGATTGGTCCGACACGATGGTCATGCCGGTGCCCGATCACGGCGTCGCGGTGGCCGCATGTTTGCAACAGTTGACCGATCCCCAGCACGGCGCGATCCGTGACGCTTCGGAAGTGGCGGCGATCGGATTCAAGGCCGTTCACGGCGGACGAATGTCGGGCACTTTCGTGGTCGACGACGACGTTTTGGATGCGATGGCGGAAATGAACGCGGCGGCGCCCGCGCATAACCCGCCGTACATCGCGGCGATGAAGTTGTTGCGACAGCGGTTCCCCGACCTGCCCTTGGTGGCGGCGTTTGAAACCGAGTTTCATCGCACGATTCCCGATTCCCGATCGACGTACGCAATTCCCAAAACATGGACCGATGAATTTCAGGTCCGACGTTGGGGATTCCATGGTGCCAGTCATCAGTACATCGCCGAGCGGATGGCGGAACTGTTGCAACGCGACGACGCGAAACTGATTTCCTGTCACTTGGGTGGCAGCAGCAGTTTGACCGCGGTACGTGCCGGCCAAAGCGTCATGACGACGATGGGCATGACACCCCAAACGGGCCTGCCACAAAACAACCGGGTCGGCGATTTCGATCCATTTGCCCTGCCGCTGATCATGCAACGCACCGGCGATTCGCTGGACGTGACGCTGCAGCGGTTGGCCAGCGAAGGCGGATTGCTGGGCATCAGCGGACGCAGCGGTGACATTCGCGACTTGGAACAGGCGGCGGATGCCGGCGACACCGATTCGCAGTTGGCGTTGGACGTTTACGTCGAAGAAATTCGCCGGCACCTCGGCGGCATGATGGTCGCGCTCGGTGGCGTCGATGCGATCGTGTTCACCGGTGGGATTGGCGAAAACAGTCGACGCGTTCGTCGCGGTGTTTGTGCCGACTTGGATAGCTTTGGCATCGTCCTGGACGACGCAAAGAACGAATCGGCCGGCGGCGAAGCACGGCTGAGTTCCGATGGTTCGTCGACGCAAATTTGGACCGTCCCGACCAACGAAGAATGGGTCGTCGCCAAACGTGCGATGAAAGCCTTGGGCCGTCACGCCACTTAA
- the pduL gene encoding phosphate propanoyltransferase — protein MNNPTIDRNQIESMVRAAIRGASGATGQCTGAAVADQPPGWVDGKPNLRVSISARHCHLTDEHVETLFGPGSVLEPEKDLYQDGFYAAKQTVMVVGPRRRMLPNVRVLGPTRGASQVELAFTDSISLGIDAPVRHSGKIDGTPGCVLVGPAGTVQLDQGVIRAARHVHMNFADAEHFGVQNGDMMNLIVRSPDCGVVFEDVLVRADEAAKLEVHIDTDEGNACHLDAATEIKLVRQGGGACGCGG, from the coding sequence ATGAACAATCCAACAATCGATCGCAATCAAATTGAGTCGATGGTGCGTGCCGCGATTCGCGGTGCATCCGGGGCGACAGGTCAATGCACCGGAGCTGCCGTGGCGGATCAGCCGCCCGGTTGGGTCGACGGCAAACCGAACCTGCGTGTCAGCATTTCCGCGCGGCACTGTCACTTGACCGACGAACATGTGGAAACCTTGTTCGGCCCTGGCAGCGTGCTGGAACCCGAAAAAGATTTGTACCAAGACGGCTTTTATGCGGCCAAGCAGACCGTGATGGTCGTCGGCCCCCGCCGTCGTATGTTGCCCAACGTGCGTGTGCTGGGGCCAACGCGTGGTGCATCGCAAGTGGAATTGGCGTTCACGGATTCCATTTCGCTGGGCATCGACGCACCGGTTCGCCACAGCGGCAAGATCGATGGCACGCCCGGTTGCGTGCTGGTCGGACCCGCCGGCACGGTCCAGTTGGACCAGGGCGTCATTCGCGCGGCCCGTCACGTCCACATGAACTTTGCCGACGCCGAGCATTTCGGTGTGCAAAACGGCGACATGATGAACTTGATCGTCCGCAGCCCCGACTGTGGCGTCGTCTTCGAAGACGTTCTGGTTCGGGCCGATGAAGCGGCCAAATTGGAAGTCCACATCGATACCGATGAAGGCAATGCCTGTCATTTGGATGCGGCGACCGAAATCAAGCTCGTCCGCCAAGGCGGCGGTGCGTGTGGCTGCGGCGGCTGA
- a CDS encoding BMC domain-containing protein, whose translation MAKISEALGMIETKGFVSLVEATDAMMKAANVQFLGWDKVGSGLASVFVTGDVAAVKAATDAGASAAGRVGEVVSVQVIPRPHEDLEKVLKLPAAAKK comes from the coding sequence ATGGCAAAAATCAGCGAAGCGCTCGGCATGATTGAAACCAAGGGCTTTGTGTCCTTGGTCGAAGCCACCGACGCAATGATGAAGGCGGCCAACGTCCAATTCCTCGGTTGGGACAAGGTCGGATCCGGCCTGGCCAGCGTGTTCGTCACCGGCGACGTCGCTGCGGTTAAAGCGGCCACCGACGCTGGTGCAAGTGCGGCCGGACGTGTCGGCGAAGTCGTCAGCGTCCAAGTTATTCCACGTCCGCATGAAGACCTGGAAAAGGTTTTGAAGCTGCCCGCCGCAGCAAAGAAGTGA
- a CDS encoding aldehyde dehydrogenase family protein, with protein sequence MQFDENLIRNVVSQVLAEVGPMPTANGSVALRPDSAPASAGQHGVFYDAESAVAAAREAFEQLRRGTMEDRKQIIEIIRRISIAQCEELGLMEMDETQVGRPEHKIEKLRTLGERSPGVEMLETKAFSGDHGLAIIERAPFGVIAAITPVTHSLPTITGNAVSMIAGGNAVVVNPHPSGKRVAAEGVRRFNEAIAREVGIDNLICVIAEPTLESADALFKHRDVALICVTGGPAVGRAALNSGKRAIVAGPGNPPVVIDETADLDNAARCIIQGASYDNNLLCIAEKEVFVVESVFDAMMDAMRRAGAVQLDAAQIDALTAKAITTAGDDHHHVAAKELIGKNASVLAAAAGVQVPDSTELVYGETDENHPFVSVEQMMPFVPFVRARDVDHAIALAKHYEHGFRHTAIIHSRNVRNMTKMGRELDTTLYIKNGPSMASLGLGGEGYLSFSIAGPTGEGVTNPNTFTRERRCSMIDELRVI encoded by the coding sequence ATGCAATTCGACGAAAACCTGATCCGCAACGTTGTGTCCCAGGTGCTGGCGGAGGTCGGCCCGATGCCGACCGCCAATGGCAGCGTTGCCTTGCGACCCGATTCGGCCCCTGCATCGGCCGGACAGCACGGCGTTTTTTACGACGCCGAATCCGCGGTCGCAGCCGCTCGCGAAGCGTTCGAACAACTGCGACGCGGGACGATGGAAGACCGCAAGCAGATCATCGAAATCATTCGCCGGATCAGCATCGCCCAGTGCGAAGAACTGGGACTGATGGAGATGGACGAAACCCAGGTGGGGCGTCCCGAGCACAAGATCGAAAAGCTTCGCACGCTGGGCGAACGATCGCCGGGCGTGGAAATGTTGGAAACCAAAGCGTTCAGCGGTGACCACGGGCTGGCCATCATCGAACGTGCCCCGTTCGGTGTCATCGCCGCGATCACCCCGGTCACGCACAGCTTGCCCACCATCACGGGCAACGCCGTCAGCATGATCGCCGGCGGCAACGCCGTGGTGGTCAACCCGCACCCGTCGGGCAAACGGGTCGCCGCCGAGGGAGTTCGACGATTCAACGAAGCGATTGCTCGCGAAGTCGGTATCGACAACTTGATCTGCGTCATCGCCGAACCGACGTTGGAATCGGCCGATGCGTTGTTCAAGCATCGTGATGTCGCCTTGATCTGTGTCACCGGTGGACCGGCCGTCGGTCGTGCGGCGCTGAACAGCGGCAAGCGGGCGATCGTCGCCGGACCGGGGAACCCGCCGGTGGTGATCGACGAAACCGCCGACTTGGACAATGCCGCCCGCTGCATCATTCAAGGGGCATCCTATGACAACAACTTGCTGTGCATCGCTGAAAAGGAAGTCTTCGTCGTCGAAAGCGTTTTCGACGCGATGATGGATGCAATGCGGCGTGCCGGTGCTGTTCAGCTGGACGCGGCACAAATCGATGCCTTGACCGCGAAAGCCATCACCACCGCCGGTGACGATCATCACCACGTCGCCGCCAAGGAATTGATCGGCAAGAACGCGAGCGTTTTGGCCGCCGCCGCCGGAGTCCAGGTTCCCGATTCGACGGAACTGGTCTACGGCGAAACGGATGAAAATCATCCCTTTGTCAGCGTCGAACAGATGATGCCGTTCGTGCCATTCGTTCGCGCCCGTGACGTGGACCACGCGATCGCCCTGGCCAAGCACTACGAACACGGCTTCCGTCACACCGCGATCATCCACAGTCGCAACGTTCGCAACATGACCAAGATGGGCCGCGAACTGGACACGACGTTGTACATCAAGAACGGCCCCAGCATGGCTTCGCTGGGACTGGGCGGTGAAGGCTATCTGTCGTTCAGCATTGCCGGTCCGACCGGCGAAGGCGTCACGAACCCGAACACGTTCACCCGCGAGCGCCGCTGCAGCATGATCGACGAACTTCGCGTCATCTGA
- a CDS encoding DeoR/GlpR family DNA-binding transcription regulator — MATLSQNRREKLRQLVQTQGFVSLGDLASTLEVSESTVRRDLESLEQAGQARRTHGGVFWTGEGDKMPVFANRRDDRWAAKRAIGKLASEMIDDDETVLLDGGSTTYEIARHLVGRPLQVVTNSLPVAYLLSASDSIDLIMIGGCVRGRTAVAIGPLADLMLAQINVSKAFLSVAGVTERGYFNSDMMLVESEKQMLKAADEAIVVADSSKFGRVSLSRMCGLQDVARVVTDDGLNSQWKGWLKAAGVELALASGVSRSGQDE, encoded by the coding sequence TTGGCCACCTTGTCCCAGAATCGCCGCGAAAAGCTTCGCCAATTGGTCCAGACGCAGGGGTTTGTGTCGCTGGGCGATTTGGCGTCGACGCTGGAGGTCAGCGAATCGACGGTTCGCCGCGACTTGGAATCGCTGGAACAGGCGGGGCAGGCACGCCGGACCCACGGCGGTGTTTTCTGGACCGGCGAAGGCGACAAGATGCCGGTCTTTGCCAACCGCCGGGATGACCGCTGGGCGGCCAAACGGGCGATCGGCAAGTTGGCGTCGGAGATGATCGACGACGACGAAACGGTGCTGCTGGACGGCGGCAGCACGACCTATGAGATCGCCCGGCACTTGGTCGGACGACCGTTGCAGGTGGTGACCAACAGTTTGCCGGTGGCTTACCTGCTTTCGGCCAGCGATTCGATCGACTTGATCATGATCGGCGGCTGTGTCCGGGGACGCACGGCGGTGGCGATCGGGCCACTGGCCGACTTGATGCTGGCGCAAATCAACGTTTCCAAGGCGTTCTTGTCGGTCGCCGGTGTGACCGAACGAGGCTACTTCAACAGCGACATGATGCTGGTCGAAAGCGAGAAACAGATGCTGAAGGCTGCCGACGAAGCGATCGTCGTGGCCGACAGCAGCAAGTTCGGTCGCGTCAGCCTGTCGCGGATGTGCGGATTACAGGACGTGGCCCGAGTGGTCACCGACGATGGCTTGAATTCACAGTGGAAAGGCTGGCTGAAAGCCGCCGGCGTCGAACTAGCCTTGGCTAGTGGCGTTTCACGAAGCGGACAGGACGAATGA
- a CDS encoding SDR family NAD(P)-dependent oxidoreductase — protein MPTPAYELPAIDPARPLEGKKALVTGSSRGIGRGIVQQLAAAGCECVVHYHRHASEAAEAIEGCRRHDVPAHAVGADLASQEGAETLIKQSLDHLGHLDVFVSNAAYSDRQTMIEADLDGFRKTIDVSMWGAFYTTRAAAISMVRRGQGGNIVVISSPQAHSGMPGSMAYNMAKAANDQMSKTAAVELISHNIRVNTIHPGWINTPGERKFFTEETLQQQAETLPAGRLGEPAEIGHAVVFLCHPHSQYVTGSTLTIDGGIQLPWREMYRIEAAQQASE, from the coding sequence ATGCCCACGCCCGCCTACGAATTGCCTGCGATCGACCCGGCACGGCCGCTGGAGGGAAAGAAAGCACTGGTCACCGGTTCGTCCCGCGGGATCGGCCGGGGCATCGTCCAGCAGCTGGCCGCCGCCGGGTGCGAATGCGTGGTTCACTATCACCGGCACGCATCCGAGGCCGCCGAAGCGATTGAAGGCTGCCGGCGTCACGACGTCCCGGCTCATGCGGTCGGCGCCGACCTGGCCAGTCAGGAAGGTGCCGAAACGTTAATCAAACAATCGCTGGATCACTTGGGCCACCTGGACGTCTTCGTCAGCAACGCCGCCTACAGCGATCGCCAAACGATGATCGAAGCGGACCTGGACGGGTTTCGAAAAACCATCGACGTCAGCATGTGGGGCGCGTTTTACACGACCCGCGCGGCGGCCATATCGATGGTCCGACGTGGCCAGGGCGGCAACATCGTTGTCATCAGCAGCCCCCAAGCCCACAGCGGCATGCCCGGTTCGATGGCCTACAACATGGCCAAGGCGGCCAACGACCAGATGTCCAAGACGGCGGCGGTCGAACTGATCAGCCACAACATTCGCGTCAACACGATCCATCCGGGTTGGATCAATACGCCGGGCGAACGAAAGTTCTTCACCGAAGAAACGCTTCAACAGCAGGCCGAAACGCTGCCGGCCGGACGGCTGGGCGAACCCGCCGAAATCGGTCACGCGGTGGTCTTTCTGTGCCACCCGCACAGCCAGTACGTCACCGGCAGCACCCTGACGATCGACGGCGGCATTCAATTGCCGTGGCGCGAAATGTATCGGATCGAAGCTGCCCAGCAGGCATCGGAATAA